The genomic window TTGTCCAGGTGTCCAATTTAGTGACCCAGAAGTTAAACGTGGGAAAAACCCTCCACTCAGAACCAAGAGAGGTGTGGACTAATACTCATCTACCCATCGAACTAAAACTTTGCCTCCTGCTAGTATGGGCCAAATCAGATTGTGGTGGTGTATGTTGTGGAGTGCTGGTGAACATGTTCCATTTTGAGACTATGCTAACCCTACCTTCTAAGATAGTGCTGATTCTCCAACTGCATTGTCACCTTCCTCCTCCTTGGCCTTACTTATTTTTCTACTGAGCCCTCTCTAATAAATAGGAACTCCGCCACTGGTGCGTCTAAAAGCTTTTGCTGGTATTACCCCTGCACTTTTTGTCTATGGACCACTGACGGAACTAGAAATGGAATGTCCTTATAACAAGAACCCAACCGAGCCACCCAGTAATCAACACCGCTCAGAAGGCTGGCAACTCCGCGTTCATTGTGCGGACAGTGCAGCATGTACGGTAGTCGCTGATGTGAGCCAAGCTCGCCAAAGGCAAGGTCAAGTTGTACTTGGTGGGAGGTGTCTCCTCTGGGTCCTCTGCTTCCCCCAAACCATGCTCCATTGACACCTCCGATTTGCTTTAGCTGCCACTTATGTACTTGACATGTGAGTAGTGGGTGAGAAGGTCAAACTTACACTGCAGTGTAAACAGATCTGCAGCAGCAGGGTGAGAGAATCAGTCATTCACACATTCTGCTGCTGAAGTTCCACTATGGCCTTTTGCAGCTGCTCATAGTGTGGTATGCCCCCGAGGTGTTATGTCGGAGGAacgccggtcacttgctagatggtgaggtgtgatgccAGATCTATAGTGGTTTGCCGAGATACAGCCGTGCCGAGTGATGTTAtgccgtgacgccagtgccagttgggcacacaggtatggtgtcacatctgcttttagtttaaaggggcagttgtaccttgttcccctgtggtcagtgacctgccgggttgctacagggtcccttgggttagtgtagtcactGTGATCCGCAGTGGAGTGTTGACCCACCCGGGCTATCCGtactgccactcacagaaagagGAAATGTTTCAAGGATGTGGTATAGATGGTGTtggtgtggggtgaagaatcacaaagtctctttatcataaataatcttgttttacTTGGAacgtacttgtgtgcagcagataaAACAACTTTTCCCTTGATAGAGTAAGTTTgtcttgagaaagcacttgataatataCTCGGtagtacacttgataatacagcaacCTCATCTGTGATAGGGATACAAtgaagagtacagtcgtgctgactgagttgcgtgttgagagacacatagaatcagaggagcagagaggaggatgtcgtgagagtccaaacccaagtagtactgtgctctgctgggatgttggaggataaatacttcagaagaagagaatacttgtgcctgtgttttgacttttgggtcttcgcaccacctaatgccctaccagtgtcgggggacccatcttagagggtgacacaaggccccagaccttgttacctgggatgagggaATGCTGAAGGCTCTTAGCAACTATGCTCTATccgaatcagttcctagcttcttttGGCTTTTGTGGAGATTGTTCTGAACTGTGATTCTCCTAGTCCACGACGTGGGTTGGGGGTgtatctgacttgtcctcttctgTGGGAGTTTAACACTGCACAGTGTTGTGTAGAGTCTTGCTTCCTTCCTactcatacaggaacctgactaagactgctcATTCAAggtagggggacctggcagagggccagggacctagaggaccactgtagggagctttctagcttgcatcctttccCTCTAACGTCTAACACAAAAGACTCACACACTTCCCCTCCCCTTGTGACTTCTTTCATCggcgtatctaaggtgcgctgtaagtgggtgaagagtgcattagaagaagtaaGGTAacagatgataggatagaagaagacattcccataggttcacagatccatgtgacacacaaataaacaataaccctttcagcCGTGCAGCATTTGTGTACATAAATCtgtaacaacgacatctagtggcaaaactttatcactaccttcatcactacTGACTAACAATAAGTATAGGCTTTTaccaagggtgtaaccaatagaaacacctgtggtgggactccacatactcccccacttgagaaAATTTGCCCGCGGCTTAACACCCTGAGGAAAAGACTGGACGTTTGTTAAGGCACAGCATGGGTTATAAATCACAAATATACATGATAAAACTTTAAGTGCACACATAAAACTTTTGCTTTTGGTCAATACTAAAATCGTCCTCAGTAAAATCTGGTACTGGATGCATCTGTCCATTTACACCCTGACTGGTGCTATGATTCTGTCAGTTCTGTAAACATTGAGGCTTGTTACTCACAAGAAAGGGGGATAAAAGAAAGGGGAATCACGGCTAGGCCGGGTGCAGGGATCTTGAACAAGGGTTGTTGAAACTGGGGACAAACAAAACAGTATGAGCCAATGTGGCTCAACAGAACAGCTCAGCCGAACTGCTCAAGGGGACAGCATAGAGTTCTTTTGAGTGCCTTTGAGGGACACTCTTTCTTAGTAACCGAGAGGCAGATAGCAGGAGTGGGGAAGCCGCACCTTGGCAGGCTAGCGTCACGGCCACGCAGGTTGTAGGATCCAACCCCATTGCCGCATCCGAGAGACCATGGTCGGGGCCGCCTCGACTGCAGGAGCCGGACAAGAGATGGCCAAATTGTAGGTGACTTGGGGCTGAACTTCCTGGTGGCCCTGCTTAGAAATGGCACGTCGGGTGAGGAAGATCCGGATGAGCTGGACGGTGGGTGGTATGCTCCAGGCCCCTCTCCCGGGGGAAACATCTCATGGAGAGCCTCCAGGACCTCAGGCTCGTCCCTGAACAACCACAGAAGCAGGAACTGTGGCCCTGGTGGACGGATGGTTACAAAGACCATGGATGCTTTCTTCGTTGGCTACGCTACAAGGGTTGGGGCGGAATTGTCCACCTTCTTGGAACTGCTGTCGCTGGTGTCGGTGTCAGGTTCCGGATGTGGCCGAACTCCAGGGCCACAGGGTTGCAGGGGAACAAGCGGGGCATCCGCCTGTACTTGTGTTGTTCCATGTCATGGGTAGTGTTCGAAAAAAGTTAGATTCGAGTCGAACATCTTAATTTTCTTGAACATGAAccgaaccgaacattttactgttcgtttgAGTTAGCGTCTGAGTTAGCATTCAAGTTCATTTTTTGCCAGCCAATTAGTGCAGAACACATAGAcgtgtcagaaacgtcattgctgagatgtaggggtctcattggttGCTaacatcacatgaccatctcatataaaagtcactgtgccgTGTTCTGGACGCTATTGTCTCTTCACtcacttttctgtacagacagATAAGtaatgagattagtgatattactcaGATAAGTATTAAGAATAGAGAGATTAGTAGGGTGTTTATAAAGGTTAggctagcatatttgcaacaagcatcttcctgtccatagacaccattgcagtcacagtaatacttagctttgggattgcaggctgcatattggatttgccaatttatacatagtgcccaaaagtctattttggtctgctcacatctattatacagtaattaaacgtacatctcacttgtgtatgtgcatttgtttagttattacagttgtattcctataagctaaaaaacGTCTTTTGTCCGTCAGGAAGAATACGTaatagacatctgttatacagtgattaaacgtacatctcttTTGTGTAAGTGCATTTTTTTTGTGATTACAGCAGTATTCCTAGAAGCTGACACACGTTCTTTGTCTATCATAAAAAAATACGGAAaacttcacatctgttatacccagaaattaattgtacatctgatttgtgtacgtggatttatcgagagtgggtagatctgttaattttttgttgttgtatattctatctaagatttcatatctatctagcCTACCCGTCAACCGTCTCATCTGTGATGTGGCAAAACGCTGGAATTTCACACTCAACATGCTCCAGCGGTTGTGGCAGCAGCGTAATGCAGTACGAAATGTCGCATGGCCTGATTAGCAGTGGTGCGGACCTCGGGGTGTTCACTCATAGAGagtggagacaggtgaaagatctGTGCACCATCCTTGCCAGTTTTGAAGAGGCCACCAAAATGGTCAGTCGAGATGATGCCCTTTTCAGCATCACCGTTCTGGtgatatttttactggaacaagcgttAGGCACTCTGCGTcagcaggtctcagcagcgatggaggagggagagggggaggaggaggaacaggagACGGCAGACACGGAACCTTACTCACCGGAGGATGTAGAGGACCCAACTATTTCACAGTTGTATAGGCCTCCTTTAGGAACTGGTTGTAGGTTCGAGGGTGGGTGCAGGCCGGCAGTACAGATCCCACAGTAGAGCGCATGAGGCTAGCCAGGCCTCTGGTGACggtcaggaggaagaagtggaggaggatgaggaggcaggggtggacACCACAGGTACTGATTCCCCCTCACTGGTAAGAGGTTGGCACAGATtataggggggggaggaggaggaagaggaggaagaggatgaggaTTCTGTTAATGCCCCTCGACCCTTAGGCTTAGGAGATCCCGGTAGCATCTCACACATGAGTGTttggatgctacattacttccaacatgatccatgcatcaaggcaataaaaatgaacagcgaTTACTGGATGGCAACCCTCCTTAATCTACGTTACAAGACCAAAGTGAGCAATTTCCTTCCACCCACAGAAATTCATAGTAGAATGCAAGATTTTGAGACAGTGCTCGTTGTCCAACTTGAGACATCTTTTGGATCTTCACATTCTAATATCATGGCGGAACAGCATCAGCAATGCGGCAGCAGTAGAATCACAAGTAGCCgcagcaggcagtgtggcagaacccTACTGGGTTACATTTGGCAATCAATTTTTGGATCCAATTGGATTCTATTGCTTCCCACAGCTAGCACTGTGTGAACTTGATGCGCACTGCATTCACCTCTTGGTTctcatcctctttgtaggcctccaaatggttacttttttaaatgcctctttctctcctgctacctaatttagttgaaccgCAACCTCCGTGTTCCCTGCTGGGCTCTTCTCGCTGCCACCAATGGAACCAATTTATCCTCAAAGGGTAAAAAGCCAATTTGCATTGcagaatattattttttttaaataatctcttTATCTGTTAGATGAATCAATATTTTGAACGGAGGAGTTTGTGGTTACATTCTTCCTGAGTGGATACAGTCCCTGTCTCTGACTGCCGATTCCGCTATTTGCCTTTATAGAACTGTTCTCCCACAGGGCTCATAAACCGAGATTTATCTAGTCACCTGACCTGTGTGACtctgcccacagcaactaatcacagctcataaTTTATATCTCAAGCTCATAAActtctaaataaataaaagtaacataGAAAATTCTTATTATAATTTCTAACTTCAAGCAGGAAATAAAAAACCATCACTTGTATGTAATTAAACCCATCCTGATTGGGTACTGCAAAATCACATGACCGCACAGCAATGAAACTACACTGTGTATACACCGCCTTAAAATTCCTTTAAGTTTATTCCTGTTTGGACTggatttttatctgttttatatTATTGTCCTGAATTagtgtcattttattttatttaaaaaaaattcacatattTATTTCCACATTTGAAAATTACAGTGTTAGAAAAACGTTAGAAAGCCTTGTGCGGTATCTTAATGAATTTGCCAAGCATCAGGAGAAATACAAATGATTAAAACTAGTAAGAAAAATTCCAGCTATTAGACTCAACAAATTTTGCCCATAAGTGTGCTcaatgtcctgtatattacacctggcAAATATTAAATATGACtgaataaaaaaagagtacaagAGTGTCAGTATAGACTTAGATGAGGGTCCTGGAAAGGAGCAAGAAGGTCAATATCTGTAGTGTGTCTGAATACCTGTATCGTGTGGGGGATCTGAGGTCTATAATTCAGTCTGGTCTGGTCAATAACTGGGGCCGATTCCTGGTTGAAATCCGAATGAGAATATTCAGGAAATGTTATGCTCCATGGTATTAAAAATCCCAACTTCATTGTGAATTACAGCTGGAATTTTTAAGACAATGAAGCTAAAGATTTCCCGAATTTTCTCATTTGGATTTCTATCGGTAATTCCAAGTTATTGACcagaaataaatgacaaaaaGGCCGGGAGGATGGCGCCTCATGTAAGCCTATTATATTTGAGGTGTAGACAAAAAGAGACAAAAGTGTAGATGGACTCTGACtttttagccccttgggctttgtgcatatcaccctgcTGTAGGGTGTCCGATGATGGCTGCTGGTCAAAGGATCCAGGGAACAGGGATCTCCCAATGACGGGGCTCGTAGAGACATGCAGTACAATGAGGGGGGACTCTTTTTTTCCTCATTGTACTGCAGTTATTGAACAGACCCGACTTCACTGAGAGCTCCTGCACCGCAGAACATCTCTACCTCAGAGAACTGATGCAATAGAGATTTTTGGTTCCATTCTTGACTTCTTTGGTTTTCTTTCAAGACAAATGTGGAACTAATGGTTTCTGCTCAATTTCCTAATATCTTGGAACCTTCTCTTCTAGTGTAGTTCGGACACCTGAGATGCTTGTAAATGTGTCCATATAAAGTGTTTTTTATATCCTTATTCTTTAGACTGTATATTATTGGGTTAATGAGAGGGgtaaatacagtatacagcagagataGACTTTTACTGGTGGTCGAGGATTTTCCCCTTGTTGGAACAATGTAAACCCCAAACAAAGTTCCATAGAATATGGagaccacaatgaggtgggagctacaggtggagaaggctttctgtctacCGGTACTGGATGGGATCCTCAAGATGGTGACAATAATTTTGGTATATGAGAATATGATTACTGTAATGGGCAATAAAATCATTGGAATACTTAGTAAAGATTCTTCCAGCTGGACGTGGTAGGTATCAGAACAGGAAAGTTTTAATAGAGGCAAAAAGTCACAGAACACATGGTCAATAATGTTCTGTCCACAAAAGTTGAGCTTGAAGATAGGTATGATGAGAAACAACGAAGTGTTAAAAGCCATCAACCAAGAGATGGTGGACAATATCACACAGTATGCACTTGTCATAATCGATGAATAACGGAGgggattacagatggccacatatctgtcataggacatcacagccaggagaagacactCTGATCCTTCTGACACAGCAAAGAAATAAAACTGAATCATACAACCAAAAAAAGTAATGGCTCCTCTGTTATATAGTAAAATATGAAGTATGTTGGGGACAATATCTGTGGATAAGAAGATGTCACTGATGGAGAGTTgtgagatgaagaagtacattggggtgtggaggatcttgcTGGTGGACACCAGGGTGATGATCAGGAGATTCATGAACATTGTAAACCAGTAAATCACAATGAGCAGAGAGAACATTAGAATTCTTATATTCTGACTGACCTGAAATCCTAAGAGGATGAACTCTGTGACAGCCGTCATATTGGTCTTCACCAGGGGTGTACTTACTATAGAGGAGGCCcatgtggctgctatggggggccCGGAGGTAGAGGGTCCAGTCCAGGCTGATATTGCCCTCATTGTAGTGGATGGGGAAAAGCTGCACAGGGATGAGGTCTTCACAAGCTCTAGAATGTCAGAAAGAAAATGATAAATAGACAAAGAAAATAATATGGCAGCATCTTCTGTAACCTTCTGTAATAGATGGTATTTTTGCAGCAGATGACACtgaccattagtgatgagcgaatactgtgcgatagaatagatattcgatcgaatagtgagatattcgaatattcaatattcgtacgaatatcctgcgaatattcgataaatattcgatatgcgttcaaatcccccagcatccggttttaccctccaaatggtcaaatagatgtttttcactaatcgaatacttgttcccatagactttaatgggatcgaatattcaaatatctcactattcgctcatcactactgaccaTATTTTAATATTTCATCTTTCCTATAAGGACTTTACTGGTTTTAAACCTTTACTTAGTCTTTTTGACAGATGATTTAACCAATCTTCCCCAACCTTGATCTACCAacatccacagctctcctgggtgaagttcaTCCTGTAAATAAGGAGAGAGTATGTTGCAGCAATAATAAAGCGTTGTAACAGACCGTTTCCTACATATCTCTCCTGAGGTTGAAGGGGGACTGTACCTGGGTGTTGGTGATATTGATGGATCTTCTTGTTTTCCCCTGGGGCCAATTCCCTCATACTGTTGTCTGGGTTTTTCACAGGGACACCCTTGGTTTTGGTGAGGTGCAAAGGCAATGAGCCAACAGGCAGACTAGGCATTCTTGTTCAATAGTGACTTTACTGGATTGAACAACCAGGTGAAGCTAATCCCTTGAGGTTACAAAAAGTTTTTGAATAATCCTCAGTGGGCAACTCAGCTACTTGCTGCTTTTCCAACCACTGGTGAAAATTCTTTGAAGTGTAGGATTTCTTGAGAAGAAAAGTTGATCAGTCCCTTTAGATGTGGATGGGCGAATCCCCCTGTGCTGAACAGGACATAACTCTGGAGAAGGCTTAAGGCTTAATGAACTGAAGTATCTGGTAGGGGACACCTGGCCAAGGGCCAGGCTCTGAGGTAACTCTCTATCTAGCTCAGCAGTACTGGTCCTGCTCAGAATAAGCTCACTAGACTACTCCTCTCTGAACAGACTAGACCAGACAAGATATATGGGATAAATCTGTGCTACTTTTCCATTGGTGGAGGAATACCTGAGGTAGTATGATGTCCCATTGGTTAGACCATTCTGAAACTCAACAGAGATAGCCTAAGACATAGATAACACGCTGGCAATTACTCCTTGAGCTAACAAACTAACCACAAATAATTCATGAGCATTAAGCCCTTTTCACTGCAATGTGCTGGCATAGAAAACTAATAATAGCCAAAAGTGAACAGAGCAGTCTGCAAAGGTTTACAATAAAATACAACTGCAATAGTACTAAGGGGTACGAGGAATCTTTTAGACAACTAGATttacatttccagggaaatacatagtgtttgaaaagagcgcccctttaacagcgacttccctttaagagaaactttaacccttgataccctccctttaagagcgactttagtacagtccctttaagagcaactttggtacagtctctTCCAGAGCAagtttggtacagtcccttaaggagcgacttttgtggaacgctttgagtgacctatatactgtccctttaagaccagcttaagtactgtccctttaaaagagacttaggtaccatcctttgaaaaccatcttaagtactgacccttcaagagcgacttgcgtaccgtacctttaagagtgacttgagtatgtccctttaagagcagcttgggtaccatccctttaagagcaacttatgtaatgcccctttaagagcgacttgggtaccgtccctttaagagcaacttgggtactgcccctttaagagcaacttgggtaacgtccctttaagagtgacttgggtaacgTCCCATAAGAGAGActtgagtaccgtccctttaagagcaacttgggtaatGTCCCTTAAGAGGGGCTTaggtactttccctttaagagcggcttgggtattgTCTCTTTAAAAGTGATTTatataatgcccctttaagagcgacttgggtactgtccctttaagagcgccttgggtaccatctctttaagagtggcttgggtatcgcccctttaaatgtgatttatgtaatgcccctttaagagcaacttgtgtattgcccctttaagagcaatttggggggggggggggcgtggtttgccgcTGAAGGGAGCAGTCGCACACCGCCGGAGCTCCTGCACATCGGACAAACAAGCAGCGATATTACAGCGAACCTAGACTTAATCTACATCTTGGGGGACACCCTATCCCCCCGGCTTTCCCCAGCAACAATGACCACCTCGAGGAGAGCTTCCGCGACCGCCAAACGGAGGATTCTCTCTTCTTTGCCGTCGGCCAGAATACAGCAAGATGGCGCTGTCACTTATATGAACAAACAACGGGACCGACTCTTCTCGAATGATGGGGCAGCGCGGCAAGCTCTTTTCCGACACCCGACGCATCAGCTTGCCAACAGAGGCACTTATCGGGTGAGCAATTAACCCCTTCTCATCCGAAGAAGAGGAATTGGAAACGGAGGGGTGCTGGTAATAACGCTACCCAGACAGACTTAGGTTTGACAACGCATcagcatcatcatcagcagcggCAGCAATATTCTTTATCACCATATGCCGCCCCCTTCCCAATGCCTCCTTTTTCACCGCTTGGAGATGACAGCCGTCAGCAATCATTATCTGACTTATGCTTGCCAGCACTCTTTTCAGATGATCTGAACGCATCTCCCTGCCCTACACTAGCTTCCTCACCCGATGTTAACCCTCAGGAAGCCAGACAGAGCACTGTAATGCCTACATTGCCCCTAACACGAGGGTCACCTGCATCAGCAATACATGATCCTCTGGTCGACATGCTTTGTCAGTCGGACCCCTCTATTATGCCTTCATTGAGAAAGATGCTGTTAGCCCTTCGGAATTCTAGACCAAAGCTATTTTAGCAATTTCGGACTCCGTACAATTAGCCACAGAAAGGATTAAATGCCTGGAAGACACATTATCCTCCGTTATAACTGAATATAACTCATTGCTGATATCTCACCACCTGCTGGAATCTGAATTATCTACTCTTAAACAGACTTTAGCCACAGTGGACAATCGTACCAGAGATCAAAATCTCAAACTGAGAGGCGTCCCTGAATCAATTCCATCCTCTGAACTGTCTGATTTCACTAGGGGATTTATTGAGCATATGGTACCATCTTTCAAAAAGGACgagatcaggggcgtagctaggattcatagggccccatagcaaaaaactg from Dendropsophus ebraccatus isolate aDenEbr1 chromosome 1, aDenEbr1.pat, whole genome shotgun sequence includes these protein-coding regions:
- the LOC138786077 gene encoding olfactory receptor 5P66-like — its product is MTAVTEFILLGFQVSQNIRILMFSLLIVIYWFTMFMNLLIITLVSTSKILHTPMYFFISQLSISDIFLSTDIVPNILHILLYNRGAITFFGCMIQFYFFAVSEGSECLLLAVMSYDRYVAICNPLRYSSIMTSAYCVILSTISWLMAFNTSLFLIIPIFKLNFCGQNIIDHVFCDFLPLLKLSCSDTYHVQLEESLLSIPMILLPITVIIFSYTKIIVTILRIPSSTGRQKAFSTCSSHLIVVSIFYGTLFGVYIVPTRGKSSTTSKSLSLLYTVFTPLINPIIYSLKNKDIKNTLYGHIYKHLRCPNYTRREGSKILGN